The stretch of DNA GACCCCTCTTTTTCGCACATCGATTTTAACCCCTCTTTTCCGCAGATGGTGTCTTGAATCTAACTCGGCTTAAGAAAAGAATTGTTCTCAAAGACGATAATTGCGGCACTCAGATAATATTGCTATGATaataccaccaccccatgtgtAGGAATCAAGGCTCAGTGGTTGCTAGGATAAAAAAAATTCCCAATAAGATGTTGAATGGGTTTAGGATCCGTTAATTAGTTTATGCAGCCAGCTGTTTTACATAGAAAATCAAGAGGAAGCAGCTTATTAGGGACACAACAATCTTGACACAGTTTGCTGCTACTAGTATTCTAGCATATCCTGCAGGCTGCTGTCCAACAATATTAATTATACCTGCAGGCTTGTGGCTGCAATGGGATAGTACTTACTGAAAATCAAATAACATACCTGTTGACTTAGGTGTCGTCGGCAAGAGAGAGAGATCCATGCATAGGGATGAATTATTAGCATCAAATGAGATAAGTTTAAGCAATGGGAAGCGTGCTAATTCAAATGAAATGCTGTTGATTAGATGACTACTAGATGTATGTACAGTAGTAGGGCTCATTAGAACAAGAACAAATACACGTAGTGGTGACTGGCAAATCAATCAAGCTTGCGTCTGTGACGAATCAATCGATCAAAAGTAGATTAAAAAGGTACCCAAATTAACTAATGCATTAAGCACTAGCAGTAGTATTGAAGTTACCGGCTGACGGTTGCAGGGGCATCACCCATCCTCCATCGGTTTTCACCCCGGGGGAGATCGTCCTCGGCAAGGCATCAATAATCTTGGGCTTGGGGTCAGCTGGCGGGCTGGACGATTTTGTAGTGTCTGTTGGGCCAGGCAACCTTATTCTTTAGCATTGATATGATGGGCCTCATTTATTCATGATGCAGAGCGCTTCGACGTCCCGCTGCGCGAGCGGTGGGGGCCGCCGAGCGTGGCGACGTCCTAGGCGGCCGCCGCATACGCGCGCGACAGAAGCACGACGAGGTAGAAGaaggcaccggcggcgaggcgagACCAAGAGCAAGAGGATAAGCTGAGGGTAAGTCGTCCATTCACCGGAGCTGTGTAATGAAAAGGAAAATGCAAGTAAGAGAAATAGGACGAAGGAGATGAAATCCCTAAATCGAAAGAATTCGCGTGCACAGGGTTATATTTCGAAAGATTTACGAATTGAAAGTTAAAAGATGTGAGACGTGCGAATTCGATGCCAAATATCGAGATTTCTCGTTTCTCCCTGTATCTCCCCCGGATCTCCTCCCCGCACGAGGGTTTTCGGCTCCGGCGATGGCGGCCGTGGCTTCTTCGGTGGTGATCAGATTACCGCAGCTCCGCCAGGTcatctctccctctccctttcttctATGGCAAAGTTGTCCAATAGATTTGGTGTATTCCCGGTCATGAGGACCCAGCTGGCTCTCAGCCTTGAATTGGTGTGTGTGCCATTACAAATATGAACGAATTACTCCGTACTTAATTAGGACATACGGAGTGTACAGAGGCATATACCTTACTAGTTTACTACTGCCGGCTTGCTGGTTATTAGCTATGCAAGTTGATGTAGCTTACAAAATCATCGTATTGCTTGGATCCCGTCAGATGTTTGGTGAAGTGACGAGGACATGTTAATTATTAGTTCTTACTGCTGGTTATCGTTTGCTATAGCATTATATATGGAGTCTGATGCAAGTAACTAGTATATATGTACATATTCTACTCCCCAGAGATGGACCAACTTGGGCACTAAACTAAACTAAACTACCACACTTGTCCCACTTGACACATACATATAGATCTTTAGCAGCTAATTTCTGGTTGCAACATCAATATAATTCTATCTACAACTAATCTAGTATATGCACGTGCATTGGGAGCATAAACGACAAACTTGTGGCGGCTGGGGGTCAACACACCCTCTTTATAATTATATTACTCGATGATTAGCAGCTTGTATGCCAACTTGTATGAAGACTGTTACCTAGGCAGATGTATTAGGTACCCAGTGGCTAGTTTCTTGATATGTGCAAATGAAAAATATTAAGGGCAAGTACGACAATCTTGTGGCGGCTGCCGGTTAGAACCCCCACTATTCTTTTCTTAATCACCCATAGAGTATGAAATCCAAAACAGGATGATGAATAAGAAAGTGAGGACCCCCAATGCACTCTAATTGCCAGCTGATTTTTCAGTTTACATTGCGGTTGAGAATGCAAGGCATCTTGATTTTTCAACCTGCAATTAATAATGAATTAACTGATACTCTGAACACCCTCAAAACTATCAGCAGTAGGGTAAAGCATGGCTGTGGTGCTTGATGGGGCTTTTTGTTAAGCCATCAGCTATAATTAGTGAAGTGGGCAAATTGGAAAAATGAGAAGTAATGAAAATAGAAGGAATCCACAAATCAACTACAGTATATATCTTTGCTGTTGATGTGTATGGAGCATTGTTGAGAAAAAGAATCACCCATAGTCGGGTCGTCATGAAAAGATTACTTCAGTTTTTTCTGGTGCTGAGTAGGATCGGCAAGTGCCATGTCATGCATATCAAATTCTTGTCGAATGTTGTAAAATAGATCTTTTTCTTCTGTTCATGGCTGCTTGATGCAAAAACTCACAAAACTGATGCATTACACATTCTGGCTAAATAAATAATATTTTCACTCCCAACTAAGAACAAGCATCtgatgagatatatatatactttACTAGTATCTCTCTTCAGATCATATCATATCTTATCAAACTAGCTTTTCGTTGATACCTTAATTATCAGGCTCCAAATGAAATCTTAGGAGTGCATCCAACTCCCAACTGTCCAAATCCAAGGGTGCAAATGGGTTCATGTCTAATGGCTCGTACATGCTCTTTGTGACCAAGTCTGCAGATTTTTCGATCAGCTTATTGTCACCTAGGGATGTCTGATGGTCACAGGGATCTGTACAGGTGGTCGATATGCTGGATCGGCTGTCACTGCTGCTTAGGGTGCTTGTTTCTGACTCATCGGTGCCTGAGTCGACGCCATTGTTGTCCTTGCAAGTATGTTGGCCGTGGTAGACGACCGTGTACATTACGGGATTATCAGTACCTGTGCTTTCGTCTTGCTGTTGCACAGTCTTTGTTGCTTTGCAGTCTTGTTCCTTGCTGTAGGTGCACCTGTAGTAGCTCCTGGAGAACCAGATTAATTATAGTCCAAGTTAGTACACTTGTGCATATATTCCTTTTACTTATCATTTACACAAACTGATACTCAGAAGCCAGAATGGAATTGAGTATTTACAAATGCATATGTAGTTGTGTACCATAGGTGTTGAAAGGAAAATAATAAAGAAACTAAATTAAATTCAGGAGAAACAAATATCTTTTAGAAGAGATAAGGTACCTTGGATGTTTAGCTTTGTTGATGTGCTTTTGCCCATACTTTCTCCATTGGCGGCCATCATAGTGCGGAACAGGCGTTTCCAGTGACACCGAATCATCAGACCTCCTGCTTAACATTTGTTTGCGTTGGGAAGAATAATTGAAATAGATTAATCACATGCAAGATCGACAAGTATATTCCAAAAGGAATCTAAACTTTCACTAGTTCAAGTGAACTTATCAGATCACATAGATACATACCTTCTCTTGTGCTGATGGTGGGGGTTAGCAGTAGCACCCTCCTCCTTGATGCAGTCATCAGAAGAAATCCTCCTCACTCTCTTCTTGTCATCCACCAGTGCGTCCTCAGGTCGAGCATCAGACTGATGCTGAAGCTGCAGCTCAGTTATGGCCTTGCTGGAGCAATCCAGAATGTCCTGGAACATCTGGGCAACAAGCTCGTAGCGTTGGTCCGCCTGCAGCGCAGGAAGGACGATGGCCCTCAGCTGCGTCACCAGAGACTGCCCCCTGGCAATCTCCTTCATCGCCGACGGGTGGTCGGAGACAAAAGAGGGGTGATCAGACGGTGAAGATTGAGGAAGGTATCTGCTATTGTGCTGCTTCATCTCTGCTAATTTCTAGCTAGCTTTCCTCTTGTATCTGAAGAGGACTTGAGGCTCTGAGCACAGGAAGGAGGGAACGAAGCTTTAACTGCAGGCTCTTTCTCATGCAGTTGTGGgaggaggaaggaaggaaggaaggaagctAATTGTCAGCTGGCTATGGCGATAAGGTTACTCCTAATCTCTTGCAGTTATATACAGAGATGGGAGTGGTATGGCACTTCGTTATGCAACATAATTAATGATCAACTTGCTCGGTAATATAATCAACTGCATGCGTAGGCAGGAACAGAGCACATGGAAATTGAGAGGAAGGACTCTGACTTGGCAGCTACCGCGCGTTAGCAGTACTGTGACAGGTACGTACGTTACGTATAGTCAAGGAAATGAACCTGGCGCACGGGTTATATTGGATTGGCCAATTTCATCGTGATCAATTGTCGCTTGCTTGTGTTCACCAGGTACACCCTGCTCCCAAAACAAACAAGTCTGGTCAGTCAGCAGTTGTCTTCAGTTCTCACCAGAAGTTTTCACCTTTTACTACTGTTCTGTCCTACAGTCCCATTCCAACAATCCCGGCTGCACGTCAGTACACTTGAAATCTAACCCCCAGCTCGTTGGCACGCAATATATTGAGGATAATAAGCAGGGATTAGAACTAGTTCATTCTACCTTCAGACCTGAATGGGCTTGGCCTGATCCCCACATATtcggaaaaaaaagagagagagagagagactttTTTGGAGGCTCTAGTTTAAATATGTACGAAGTGAATTACGATACTTGCATCCAAATTAATCAGAACTCTCTGCGTGCATATATACTAGATATTCATGATATATATTCCATCAGGATATTCATGGTGCATACTTGGAGACAATAGATTTTGCCCAAGGATTCCATCATGCTGACAGAAGCAAGCTCATGTCAGCACAATTTCGTCACCTTCCTAAGCATTTCGTGTAAGCTCTAAAGTCCGTCGAAAATCTTCCCGGCGCCTTTTTGTAA from Panicum hallii strain FIL2 chromosome 3, PHallii_v3.1, whole genome shotgun sequence encodes:
- the LOC112884262 gene encoding probable WRKY transcription factor 62; amino-acid sequence: MKQHNSRYLPQSSPSDHPSFVSDHPSAMKEIARGQSLVTQLRAIVLPALQADQRYELVAQMFQDILDCSSKAITELQLQHQSDARPEDALVDDKKRVRRISSDDCIKEEGATANPHHQHKRRRSDDSVSLETPVPHYDGRQWRKYGQKHINKAKHPRSYYRCTYSKEQDCKATKTVQQQDESTGTDNPVMYTVVYHGQHTCKDNNGVDSGTDESETSTLSSSDSRSSISTTCTDPCDHQTSLGDNKLIEKSADLVTKSMYEPLDMNPFAPLDLDSWELDALLRFHLEPDN